In Lemur catta isolate mLemCat1 chromosome 1, mLemCat1.pri, whole genome shotgun sequence, one DNA window encodes the following:
- the LOC123644313 gene encoding ras-related protein Rap-2a-like, with amino-acid sequence MAGLVPRPAKGYRVVLLGSVAVGKTALATQFACGRFPEQCEPSVEELFSKVIEVNAAPALLEIVDTVGAEHLVTLKDLYIRNSDGFVVLYSVCNEASFEAVRPLRERMGRLRGPKAVPLVLVGTKADLDAERRVLTAQGRALAREWRCPFLEVTAKSKLMVDRVFTQVVREMEALAPPEEEVPRVPTNAQDTWPSERFIG; translated from the coding sequence ATGGCGGGCCTGGTCCCGCGCCCCGCCAAGGGCTACCGGGTGGTGCTGCTGGGCAGCGTGGCCGTGGGCAAGACGGCGCTGGCCACGCAGTTCGCGTGCGGCCGCTTCCCCGAGCAGTGCGAGCCGTCGGTGGAGGAGCTCTTCAGCAAGGTGATCGAGGTGAACGCGGCGCCCGCGCTGCTGGAGATCGTGGACACGGTGGGCGCCGAGCACCTGGTCACCCTCAAGGACCTGTACATCAGGAACAGCGACGGCTTCGTGGTGCTCTACAGCGTGTGCAACGAGGCCTCGTTCGAGGCGGTGCGGCCGCTGCGCGAGCGCATGGGCCGGCTGCGGGGGCCCAAGGCCGTCCCGCTGGTGCTGGTGGGCACCAAGGCCGACCTGGACGCCGAGCGCCGGGTGCTGACGGCGCAGGGCCGCGCGCTGGCCCGCGAGTGGCGCTGCCCGTTCCTGGAGGTCACGGCCAAGAGCAAACTGATGGTGGACCGGGTGTTCACGCAGGTGGTGCGCGAGATGGAGGCCCTGGCCCCGCCCGAGGAAGAGGTCCCGCGGGTCCCCACCAACGCCCAGGATACGTGGCCATCGGAAAGATTCATCGGCTAA